The DNA region GacatatatttatttatacaCAATAATGGAAAATTATAGGACACTTAACAAATTATAACAAATTTCCTAGAAAATTATGCTAATGATTGAGATCTCTAATGTACCATAAATTGAAGAGTTGAATGCATAGTTGCATACAACTAAAGATTACAATTTAACATTTTAATTTCCAATGCATCTTTTCATTTCCAATACTCAATTTGTAATATTTAGTCCAGTCTTTAACTTTTCTATATATTCAAGAGTCACAACTTTAGTTAGAAAAATATGCAACTTGATCATCTATACTTTTGGTCTTCACTAGTATTCCCTTTTTCCCACCATATCCCAAATAAAATGATGATGAATCTATCTCAATACAGTTTGATCTTGCATGGAAATAACATTCTTGGTCAGTACAATTGTTGATGTGTTGTCACACTGAATGATTTGATTGAGCTTAAGTTTGTTGCAAATCCACCTTCTTAACCAAACTTCACATGCTGCTTTAGTATTGTAAAGTGTTATACTCCAAGAAATCACCATTGAATCGTGACAGGAAATACAATTGCTTTTTATGTTATTAACTAAACTAGCTCAATTTTTATTAGTAAAGTCATGTGAGCTTAGTGccaattttttaaagatatttgtcGCCATGTGTTTTTCTTCCTAGGAGATATCTTAGGATGCGTTTTGTAGCAACAAAATGAATTTGCTTGGCTTCTGCATAAATCTTAAATTAACACATACAATATGAACTacaaccgaccccacctagtgggaaaaggcttggttgttgttgttgttgttgttgtaacacATACAATATGAACAATGTGAGGCCTTGTGTTGGTTGTAGATCTTTACATCAGTTTTTAGAGTTccattattttcatttattttcatAAAAGTTGAAACATGATTGCATTTATCCAGTTGGAACTTTTAAAACATCTCTTGGACGTGATTCGTGATACCAAGCCGTGTCGGTTGGCACAAAATTTACCATTCTGCCTACCGGTCGACATTGGCACAAGCACAGGCGGAACTGTGAGGTAGCAACGGTCTCGTGGAGGCCTTCGCGAGGTCGTGAGGCTGCCACGACCTGGCAGAGGCAATGTGCTAGCCGCAGGCAAGCTAtcgattatttttcctttcttcttactTCTTCTTTCCCCTTTTAGAGTTTATTTGGTTAAGGGTTATTTTCattaaagatttagggatttagggtCGTTAATTTCTTTgtctctttattattattattattattattattattattattttacaattaatttcttttcctttctctccgataatttctctctctttcttccatttctttttctccttccATTTTAAGGATGAAGATGGTGGGTAATTATTAGGAAAAATATctataacaatcaaatattaataaaaaaaaattaaatacatatatttttatattttaaaaatactcgcGACATGATATGGTACAAAAACCTTATCGTTCCGGTCATAAACCAAAACTCTTGCATgactcgaaattttaaaccttgctctTAGATATATTTCTCTTAATATAGTTCTCCTTTGGCCTCCTTTACTTGTATTTTGAGGAAGTATTTCATCTATCCGAAATCAATTCTTTCAGATTTCCTTGTCATGCTTTGCTTGAACTCTTAAACAACTTGAATTCTTATGCCTATGCAAATAAGGTCATCAACATAGAGACAAACAACAAGGAAGTTAGTGGCATCAAGTAGTTTCACATTAATAGATGAATTTACTTAGACTTCTTTGAAACCATATAAGCTAAAGTATCAAGTCAATCATGTTGTTTGTTCCATGTGAGACCACCTCATGGTTGCGATCTGTACTACGAACCTATTGGAAAAATTAGGCTGTCTCTCATGAGAAGGGAGGAAAGAAAGTTCCTTTTCACCTGATTTGAGCGGatgaaaaaaatatctaaaaatgatCTGCGGATGGATTCTTAAATCCCATCTTAAATCTATCCATCCATTAggtaaaaagaagaaagaaaaataattcatctTTTCTTACGAAATAAATAGAGGAAAGTTTTCTACCGCTACTATTTTCATTTCCGCccacccatatatatatatatattataaacttAAAATTCGAAGGAGAATTTAAAGTTGTAATATAAAATTGTACTTGCATGGTATTTTTAACCTCTTAATAAGATTAAATTATGCACATTTCTAAgcaaatttgtgttttctttctaATTTTCCTTGCCTCCAGTTTTGTAAGCAAAGATTACCTTTTAAGATTATAGTTGATTTTAGTTATCATTTAGAGTTGCACAGAGATCTAACCTAGTGATTCCCGATTTGATTTTATTTCCTTGTACCTTTTTTTGTTTTGTTCACATGTCATCGCATTATACGtgttcattatatatatatatatatagagagagagagagagagagagagggggggggggggggtatgcTGCACACCTTCGTATGATCAACCCCGTGCATGCCTGAGGGCAGCTACCCACGTGGCAGTATTGACCGACGCTTGTCACGAGGGCAGCTGCCCTCAGTCGTGCATGGGGGCGCGCACACGGGGTGCAGTGTAACACCctggtctctctctctctctctctctctctctctctatatatatatatatatatatatatatatatatatatatatatattcggaaACAacaaagcagggtaaggctgtgtACAATAGACTCTTCCTCGGGACCCACAttggcgggagctttgtgcatCGGGATGCCCTTATAGTTTGTTGAACTTCTTGATTGTCTTGAGTTAGTAATAAGTTTGCATGACTTTTGGATCCCTATTTTCACATCGTCACCAAGCGGGGTACCTCTCCTAGTAAGTGGACAATGCACTATGAGGATGTGATACTGTAACATTCCAAAAGTTTTGAGGCATGAAGATAGTTTACTTTTGACTACATTAATAGTAGAAATGCCCATAAGTGAAGTTGGGTGCTCTATTTGAAGTGCTAGAGAACATGGAAGTTGAACTCATTGTCATGTCTCCTGTACTAGATTCGTTGACACTTACAAGAAGAATAGTAGGGAAATAGAAATTTTCATTGCATTGCAATTTTTATTACCAAGATTACTTGCCATGACGCCTATTTATACATAATAACTGAAAATTCTAGAGCATTTAATAAATTGCCTAAGAAGATATGCATATGGTTGTGATCTCAATGTAGCATAATTTAAGGGTTTGCACGCACCTAAATATTACAAATTAGCTTTTTATTTTCAATGCATCTTTTCATTTCCCAGTAGTTAAGGCAATTCAAGGGTGTTGTGCTTCTATTATACTCACAATAACTGCAACTTTATTAGTCATGAAATTGAAACTACAGACTAGTTTTGGTTAAGCGATCtagcttcttttccttttttttttttcatttattcaTCAAGTTCATAGGATTAATGTTATGGCTTTAGGAGTTGTTATAATGTATATTAAATATATCGATTAATATACTTTGAATATATATTACTAATGATATAAAATTGCATAGAACTCAATGGAGATATGAGATTTAGGAAGTGATGGGAAAAATATGGCTTAATGATGATTTTGATGCCGATGAGCACAATAGAATATGATTAGTAGTATCTTATAACTCTTTTCAATCTTCTCTAAATTCAGGGTGGTTGTAATTTCTACTGGTCTACCTCCAGAGGAATTGACAAAAATGAACTCAGTTATTAGAAGAATTGATCTGTGCTGCAAACTACTTGCCCCTGTTTTCAGTGGCTTCATCATTAGTTTCATCTCACTTCGAGCATCAGCAATTGTCTTGGCTCTATGGAATACTATCTCAGTTTGGATACAGTATTGGCTTCTAACATCTGTATATAATGGTATTCCTGCTCTTGGTGACAGAAGCCAGAGGAGAAACAAGACAGTAGCTCCAACTGATTTTATAGCTATCTCATCAGTTGATGAGAATGAATGTTGCATTTCATCTGAAGGAATGAATGCGGTAACCGAAGTACAGCGTCATAATATTTCATGTGTCGACAGACTCTCAGCAATTCCTTGCTTTGATGGTTGGGTTACATATTTCAGGCAGGAAGTGGTTCTCCCAGGAATTTCTCTGGCTTTATTGTACTTCACAGTCCTAAGGTGAGTAATATCTATCCCAGCATTTTAAATTTAACTCCTAGTCCTTATTGCTGAACAATCCTTGTGACGTATTAGTAGAACTAATTGGATCTTAACATGCTATGCTGTAATTCATGAGTTAccaagaaaaatttgaaaaatgcaGTGTTATCTACTTCTCTGCCAAAACTTAGCTCCATATTAGCATTGAAGAGCAATATCATGGATGCATCCTTATAGCTGCATTCAACTTAAttatattttagtttaatttgaaaagttaatGTGTCATAATTGTAATTGATTTAAATATATATGTAGTTGTTCCACCATGATAAAAGCAAAGATTTAAAGTATCTTTGTGTTGAAATATGGATCCACATATGGAATGCTTCTCTGCCAACGTTTTCACCACCCAAAGGCCTCACTCATGATAATATCTATCACTGCATCATTACCGCATAATAGCAACACCGAAAAATACACAAtactctaataataaaaaaaccaaaaaaattattaaataagtcAAATATATTGACATAATGATTGAATCATTCTCAGAATGTACCTATATTTACCAATATGGTGAACTCATGTTGGTAAAAAGAAAATACGCAAAAGAAACTGCATAAAGAACAAAATTTGTGCAATAAGAAAATAAGAGGGCACTAATGAATTCATCTCCAATATAGTAGTTGAGTATTATTAGGATGTGCCTAAAATAGAAAACCAACCTTAAAGATTGATTCTAGTCTACAAATCTAGCAATCAAAGGAAAAGTGAGAAGTGAGCATATAAGTGCAAAGTGGAGTAAGAGGAGATGCACATGCAAAAATATTCAGTAGGAATGTATTTTATGTTCTTTTAGCATTGCACAATCATTAATCCGTTCTCGTCATTTCTCTTTAATTCCTTTTAAGTGGTTTCATCATTTTCTCATGTTTTCTCTTTTGTACCTGCAATGCATCCAATACCAAGTGCATCTCGCATAGAGAAGGTGAACAACCCCCAATCCACCCAATAAGGAATGCATCTCATATAGGATGGTAGAAAACTAGATAACCCACAAAAGGACCAAAGGAATCTTTTCTAGTTCATATAGAATGGTAAAATAAGGCTGACTTTATAGTAGAACTAATTCATTGGTTTTTCTAATTCAGTATAAGTAGTCATATAACTCTTTCAAAGCACAGAGCTGAGACTTATAGTATAAGTAGTCCATAAATGTTGTATCAGTTTGGTATAAATAGGTTTGTATTTCTGTTCTTGGTTTTTAAGGTGGTACAAGTTGTCAAGTTCCTTTAAGGTACTATCATAAGTTTCCATCATCTATCAAGTCTACTAATAGAATTTATCACTACTAGCAAAAGTACACAAGCATAGAGCAATAGCAATAACAATTAGGAGCATCATAAAAGAACAAGGAAATAAAAAGTAATAAAGTCAAGGATAatgaaatattaaataaattttcattttcttttaataacCGCAACATATTTATCTTTAATCTTTCGTTTTTTACGCTTTTTGAAAGTGAGTGTCATGCTAAGTGTCAACGCATGGTGTTGTTTAGCAACAATTAGGAGGAACTGGAGGGGAAAGAAGAATGAGGAGCTCCtgatgtgttgagagcttttgtACACGAAGAAcaaaaagaaggaagaggaggagggttCTCCATGTTCAGAGACCTGGCTacaagagaagaaaaataaggagGGGGGAGGAGAAAGAAGGTTAGGACTCTGTTTTAGCTCCTATTCTATACATTTTGCATGGTGAGACTTTCCATTGAGTAGCATATGCCATGGATACTTCTTGTCCGTATGATAGATTATAATGGCCTGTCTTAAGTTTGTTTGGATGAATATTTTAATTGTATTTATTTTGTCTTCCTGATGGCTCGTGATCTAGTTCTTCCTTCCATCAAAGCCtacttcaattttttttcttgatcTACCTTTCATAGTCAACTCTTGCTTCATCTCCTACCTTGCTTCCAACTTCTCAGTTCCAAAGTTAACTTAATCAAACACTACTAAATTGACTTTGAAGGGGACACTATTAGTATAAAGCTTCAAGACAACCCATTCAAAGCAAATGATCAATATTCCTATTTTATATCACATTTTAGAATAGATCAAGTCTTAGTAGTTGTTTTTCTGTGTTAGTTGTTTAACAGATCAGttaaaaaaatctatatataCACCATCTACTCTGAAATTGACACATTGTATTCCCTCTAAAAATAACAAATCTATGTTTGTTGCTTTAGACTCCCTATTTCAAGAAGAGTAGGAGTTTATACTATTGGCTACTCATTGCTGTTAACCCCTGAAGAGGGCTCACTTATTTGTAGCCCATATCTAGATAGGAATGGATTCACCCATCTCATTGTCCAGACGTACTTAAATGTAAAAAAGATGAAAGTCACATAATCTAAAATGGTGATGAAAGATTCAACTGAATTTGCATGCTAGTCTAATCATGTGCGAAAGTGACCTTTACCTATAACGAATTAAAGTTAAGTATATTATTTTTAGTCCCAAAAGCTTGCACATGCCACTAAAGTAGGAAGTTTCCTAGTAGATGTGCAAATGAGCCAAGCAGAGCTTAATTGGGTTCAACCTTGTTTATTTTCTTATCAAACTTGTTCAACCTTTTTGGTAAAAATCTTATTGAGTTCAAGTTTTTTATAACTTAGGTGAAACGGTTATCTGATAATAAAACTtatgttatttctttatttttaacatattttgaataatttaagattgtaaaattttataaatcacTATATTCTTATGCATTTGAATAAAAAAACTAGAATTAAATTTTACACAAGttaataaataagtttatttatatataaattgtTTATGAACTTTGTTTATGAAGGTTAACAAACTAAACTAGTTGTTCAAATTTGTTTGTTTCATATAATCTTTTACTattaaacgaacataaataagATTTATCGAACCAAACACCTATTTTGTTCATGAACATCCAGTTCATTTACAACACTAGTTCAAGTGGATAGAGCTCATCATGACTATTTTTGGAGTAGCCCAACCTAAGCCTAGCTTAATCAATTCTACCATTCCACATTCAAGCAAAAAGACCTTTTAGGTCTTGTTTTGCTCCTATATCTTTTCAAAGGGAAAATGATTTCTAAAAGTAGTTTCAGGAATCCACAAGAAAATACTTtggttttctttattatttctAAATCTAAATAGAGTTCACAGTGGTGGAGTTGAGAGAAGCATACAAAAAGTATTCTAGTTGTAAGATATCTAATGAAATTGTCGAGATCTCATtcattgaaaaacatagaaagtGTTGCATCGATACGcacgtgagggggggggggggggggaatcacatggttttcaaaaacttattttatcattttaaaaacacgAGTACGCGCAGCGGAAAGTACTTACGAATTTGAAAATAAGGAACACAAGAAAACACGGttagtttacttggttcagagccttcgacgattcctactccaagacccaggtcccgcggatctatcgatgggtaatccactaaaagcgtcttccggtacctccggaagagggaatcgaatacaAAAAAGATCAGAGAAGTGTAACATACTACACTTTCCGTTTGCAGAATTTAAGGATCAAAGTGAGAGCTCTCGTGTGTCAATGTTGTTCTGCCGGCTGCGATTGAAAGTTCTCTGAGCAGTCGTCGGGCGCAGTAGCTTTGCAGCAGAGTCGCAGTATGAGCCTGGAGCAGTCGGAATTTCAAATGGTTGCGCAGTAGCTCGTATAGTAGGTTGTGTTTGATGCTTGGTTGAGACTGACTTATAtaggccatggaaggcgccttccataggcgtggaaggcacctccaatgggaTAAATCCTATCTCGAACAGCGCGCTCCTTATCTGCGACGACGTCCAAATTTCATCCtgcggaaggtgccttccatgaataatgcaaaggcgccttcgggtactgttcatccgaaggcttttTTGCTCTTTTTATCCtgcaagttgtgttagtccaaatCTAAAGCATTtaacttgcaaaacaaagttagcacagtcataataagtagtaattagttcctgtcctcccagaaccaggaactagtcaaggtttcAGTTTAGGGTTCCCAAATAGACCttaactggaccgacgcctactgtcccttcaaccggggcgcgtcctcactaagtcactctccttcagtgacttacctttacttaccccgGTCCGCAGACCTAACATATCCAGTTAGTTCGTCAACTtatctagacttctcgccagatatccggtcagcccgtcgacctatctggacttcttgccagatatccgattagtttgtcgacctatctagactttccgcccccgtcgacctatctggacttctcgccagatatccggtcggcccgttgacctatctggacttcatcaAACTGTTAACTCCTGCACACTGGGTGAAATGGTTAGACAACAAAATACCTAATTTAATTCACttgttattcattaaaacttgagttagaccgttagtacaaactgcaccaacagaaaATAGCATGAGTGTCTTTTAGAGAAGAAATTtttgaagaaagagaagaaattcttaaaagaaaaaaatcattAAGAAATTCCTTAACAAAAGAGTTAGAAGTATTATTACAAGATCAATACGAAGAAGATGATCATGAGAAACCAGTAAGATAACATCAAGAAGTGTGTACAAAAAAAGTGAACGAGTGATGGTTTAGACTACAATACAGGAATCCCAAGATTAACAATGACAAACCAGATGAGTTGGCTTTGATACGTACTAGTAGCTGGTTTCTCTCTACGTCATAGAACTCCAACCATGACTCTTCAATATAACATAGGGTGTCTCCACCACATTACTTACTAGTAACTGGTTTCTCTCCGCCTCATAGAACTCCAACCATGACTCTTCAATATAACATAGGGTGTCTCCACCACATTATGTACTAGTAACTGGTTTCTCTCTGCCTCATATAACTCCAACCATGACTCTTCAATATAATATAGGGTGTCCCCACCACATTCTTCGAAGCGCCCCGCTTGCATGAAATATCTAGACGACTGTTAAGGACACAAAGAAATACTTAATTGTCTTAACCTTTACTTGGATTATATTCTTATAATTCATACATTGATAGATTAGACTGCAATGCCTTCTCTTATATCATGCTAGTGTTATTGCCTTTCCATTTAATTCATTAGCTTAAGCTTTCGTAGTAACCGTGAGACTGTTTCTGCGTGCTTGCTTGCTCTACACATGATATGGATTGTGATATGCCATCACTTCTCTCCAGCAAAATTTTATCTCTTCATTCTAATGTTGGAAGGGAATCCAACATGTTGAATGAATGGAAAGCTCTTTTAAATTCTGCTGGGTTGGATATTTGGGAAAACTATGGGTTTCTCATCTCATTTTTCTTCTTATTGTCATGTATAATTACATGTGTATCCTATTTCTATTGCCATTGTTCGACCCCAGCATGAAAGTGAAGATAACTCTTGCATTGCCTTACCCTTCTCAGCTTTGGAACATTAATGACTGCTACCTTGGAGTGGCAAGGCATACCTGCCTACGTGATTGGTATAGCGCGTGGTGTTAGTGCTATAATTGGAATAGCAGCAACTGTAGTGTACCCAATTGTTCATTCACATATTTCGACAATCAGGACTGGCCTGTGGTCCATTTGGACTCAGGTTTGTGTGTTAATTCATCATCCTATTCTGTTCCCTTGAATTTTCTTTGTTGAATTGTTTGTATTTTAATCTCACTAATAGCAAACTGATGCTTTGGTTGTCTTCTCTAGTGGTGCTTCCTGCTGGTTTGTGTCGCATCTGTTTGGATTGGTAACAGCATAACTTCAGCATGGATGCTGATGGGAGGAGTTGCGGCATCACGCCTTGGACTCTGGATGTTCGATTTATCTGTCGTGCAACAAATGCAGGTAGAGTTGATTTCAGATAGTTCTAATATTAGTATGTCGTCTGCCATCAGTTGCCAAGACTGTTATTCGCAATATTTGATACTTAGGCTCTTCATCCAACTCCTCTATACCCCTCTTGCACATTAACACTTTGAGTAAATACTTAAGATTTATATCGGTCACCCatagaatttttttagaaatagtcGTGTTGAATATTCATGCCTGTGTCCGAATAACATAATTCATAATTAGGAAAATTCTGAATACCGAAAATCCTTTTCCTCAAAGCTTGAGTTTTGGGAATAAATGTTAGTTGATCAACTTTAGTATGGGATTAGAGCAGAGGTTTAAGGCACCTGAACAGACTCACTAAAGCATCATTAGGGATGATAAACCAGCATCATTTTGTAGCGGTGCCATCAAAGGCCGGACTAACCAGAATCAGAATCAGTTCGAGTGAATCTGATGGTGAAGAAGTAATAGTAGATGCATCAATTCTATTTTTGGCATGTTCATTGGTGACCAATGCCCAAATGGAATCTGAAGAGCTGGAGTTTACCTCTCTTGGTGCTTGAGTTTCCTTGCAAATTTTGGAATTTTGATATCAACTTTTCGATGCTCGTCTTACAACAGGATTGTGTTCCTGAATCTGATCGATGCATCGTTGGCGGTGTCCAAAACTCGTTGCAATCTATGCTAGATTTGCTGACATATGTGATGGGCACAATAATTTCAGATCCCAGGGTAAacatcttttttatttctttcacCAAAATACCTTATTAGAAGACAGATTTCCTCAACTTTCCCGCGTATTCTTTTGATTCGGTTTAACAGGATTTTGGTCAGTTGGTGCTCCTGTCGTTCTTCCTAGTGTCATCAGCCGCCGTGCTATATACGGTCCATGTTTATCATGTCCGGAAGCATCTTTTCCACTTCGACAAACTGTTCGGAAAGTTCCATTGAGGGTAGTTATGCTAGTTGATGGAACCAGATCAAAAACATGGAAGATCTAAGAAATTGAGGCATGTCGATGTTGAAATCTCCAGTAGGCATTAGAAATCCTACATGCTTATTTAGATATCAATATATTTACATGTGTGTGATCATTTGATGTTGCCATTCAGCTAAATTGTAGCAAGTATTATTGTATTGTGAAATTGGTATTCTCAAGATCACTGTATACTTTAGGATTGTTTTATATTTCTCTTAATCTATCAAAAAATAATACTTCTATCCATTTCTATTAATATTCAATTATCATTTGGATAATAGAATCTACATTGTAATCAAAACCATCTACTTTTAAATAGTGTATTTATTTTCTAGTATTGTTGTGTATTATCCTTGAGGAGTTttagtgcaatagtaaaattattcttcTTCAGGACTCGCATTGGTGGTAGCACCGGGCtgtcttttattattgttgttgacaCGTATGCTTTAATTGCCGAAACATCTAACTTAAACTATctgtaaatattaaaaaaaagaaCATCGTTAGTTCTTACTTTGAAATTAAGGTTTTAATTATTGGTAAATGATTAACTTATCAATTTATATTTGATATTCTTCTTGAGCATGAGTATACTCAAGTTTAGGTGATAGATTTAATTGATAAGTATAGAGACATTTTGGGCCTTAGAACTTAAAGATGATTATGATATACCAATTGtgcatttgaatttattttatgtAGAGCGATTGTATATATAATTAAAACTAGTCTATAAGAAGAGGTGATACAAAATCTTCCACGAAAAATATTCTCAATAGTATTTACTCAACATTCTCATGTCCAATGCAACCAAGGAGTTTATTCTCATCAATTGAAAATCTTTGATGGCAAAAGATAAAACTGTCATTTTAACGATCCTCCAAAATTATCCTACAATGGAATATCTCATCCTTATCTTAGAAGTCCTCTTTATCCTTTCCCTTCGAGTAGAAGTGTACCTCATCTTTGGTGAAAAAGGATGATTTCATAATTTTGTTTGAGAGGCCATCTTTGAATCACATTAAAACAT from Zingiber officinale cultivar Zhangliang chromosome 4B, Zo_v1.1, whole genome shotgun sequence includes:
- the LOC121976860 gene encoding solute carrier family 40 member 1-like codes for the protein MESNVREALLPGTSQPCLLPPSASLIRRMYMGHFLARWGARMWEFSVSLYMINIWPDSLLFTALYGVVESASTALFGPIVGTLVDKLTYLQVLRLWLLTQNLSFMVAGVSVTVLLSYYGLMLTAFVQFILLVVLINISGAVGKLSTLAGTILIEREWVVVISTGLPPEELTKMNSVIRRIDLCCKLLAPVFSGFIISFISLRASAIVLALWNTISVWIQYWLLTSVYNGIPALGDRSQRRNKTVAPTDFIAISSVDENECCISSEGMNAVTEVQRHNISCVDRLSAIPCFDGWVTYFRQEVVLPGISLALLYFTVLSFGTLMTATLEWQGIPAYVIGIARGVSAIIGIAATVVYPIVHSHISTIRTGLWSIWTQWCFLLVCVASVWIGNSITSAWMLMGGVAASRLGLWMFDLSVVQQMQDCVPESDRCIVGGVQNSLQSMLDLLTYVMGTIISDPRDFGQLVLLSFFLVSSAAVLYTVHVYHVRKHLFHFDKLFGKFH